The Halomonas sp. 7T genome contains a region encoding:
- a CDS encoding anthranilate synthase component II, whose amino-acid sequence MKVLIIDNYDSFTYNLYQFIGEILTTEKNRGELPHFEIIVKRNNQIDFKAIEAMAPDRIIISPGPGSPDDPRYFGVCAEVIEKLGKTTPLLGVCLGMQGIVHVFGGKVVKAPLPMHGKISPIHHDNRSVFHGVPDQLEVMRYHSLIADAATLPECLEVTATVGALAADRFAERSRWQAAGEFELMGVKHRDYPIHGIQFHPESFATEGGKELIANFLFAPNAAA is encoded by the coding sequence ATGAAGGTGCTGATCATCGATAACTACGACTCATTCACCTACAACCTTTACCAGTTTATTGGTGAGATTCTGACCACGGAGAAGAATCGCGGCGAGCTGCCTCATTTTGAGATCATAGTGAAGCGCAATAACCAGATCGATTTTAAAGCGATTGAAGCCATGGCGCCGGATCGCATTATTATCTCGCCTGGCCCCGGCTCGCCGGATGACCCGCGTTACTTTGGCGTCTGTGCCGAGGTGATTGAGAAGCTGGGAAAAACCACGCCGCTACTGGGGGTTTGCTTAGGGATGCAGGGGATCGTGCATGTGTTTGGTGGCAAGGTAGTCAAAGCGCCGCTGCCAATGCATGGCAAAATCAGCCCCATCCACCACGACAACCGCTCGGTGTTTCACGGCGTGCCCGACCAGCTTGAAGTGATGCGCTACCACTCACTGATTGCCGATGCGGCGACCCTGCCGGAGTGCCTGGAGGTGACCGCCACGGTGGGTGCACTCGCCGCCGACCGCTTTGCTGAACGCAGCCGCTGGCAGGCGGCGGGTGAATTTGAGCTGATGGGCGTGAAACACCGCGACTACCCGATTCACGGCATTCAGTTTCACCCGGAGTCGTTTGCCACCGAGGGCGGTAAAGAGCTGATTGCCAACTTCCTGTTTGCCCCTAACGCAGCGGCGTAA
- a CDS encoding anthranilate synthase component I family protein has product MSTTDKAAAAGPQPFTLPRKPHYVTLAADCDFFALFQKIERHFDTCYMLESLGEDSHMARHSIIGFDPEYTLYANGTTLTIESRDGDTNHYPSDNPYELLRSLIPQNIISRKYAGGLSGYLGYDAMQYFEPSLTLKASEDFDTFRFGLYKDGLILDKMTGEVTYFYYDNSRYEFLQTLIDADDKPAGALHITALGDTMSKAEHAEAVAKVKQDIIDGKVFQCEVGFKKRFRIQGDTLALYDQLRTINPSPQMYYVKFGEQKLIGASPELLFRLRQGEMETFPLAGTTLRGQTPQEDTQLARALLNDPKEIAEHNMIVDLHRNDIGRVAQFGTVKVRSLMDIKRFSHVQHISSEIVGIIDEGEDMFTALASNFPAGTLTGAPKIEAMKIIDDLETDGRGPYGGAVGQFSFNGDCTFAIPIRTVFVNGERAYVQTCGGNVYDSNAEDEYEEIRRKFAGTRKALAPFMDTETESPA; this is encoded by the coding sequence ATGAGCACCACTGATAAGGCCGCTGCGGCAGGCCCCCAGCCGTTCACCCTGCCCCGCAAGCCTCACTACGTTACCCTTGCAGCGGACTGCGACTTCTTTGCCCTGTTTCAAAAAATCGAGCGGCACTTCGATACCTGCTACATGCTGGAGTCGCTGGGCGAAGATAGCCACATGGCGCGCCACTCGATCATCGGCTTTGACCCTGAGTACACGCTCTACGCCAATGGCACCACGCTGACCATTGAAAGCCGTGACGGCGATACCAACCACTACCCCAGCGACAACCCCTACGAGCTGCTACGTAGCCTGATCCCGCAGAACATTATCTCGCGCAAGTACGCGGGCGGATTAAGCGGCTATTTAGGTTACGACGCCATGCAGTACTTCGAGCCGTCGCTGACGCTGAAGGCTAGCGAAGACTTCGATACGTTCCGCTTTGGGCTGTATAAAGACGGCTTGATCCTCGACAAGATGACAGGCGAAGTCACCTACTTCTACTACGACAACAGCCGTTACGAGTTTCTACAGACGCTGATCGACGCCGACGACAAGCCCGCAGGCGCGCTGCACATTACCGCGTTGGGCGACACCATGAGCAAAGCCGAACATGCCGAAGCGGTCGCCAAGGTGAAACAGGACATCATCGATGGCAAAGTTTTTCAGTGCGAAGTGGGCTTTAAAAAACGCTTTCGCATTCAGGGCGATACCCTGGCGCTTTACGACCAGCTGCGCACCATTAACCCTTCGCCGCAGATGTACTACGTGAAGTTTGGCGAGCAGAAGCTGATTGGCGCAAGCCCTGAGCTGCTGTTCCGCCTGCGCCAGGGGGAGATGGAGACGTTCCCGTTAGCAGGCACTACCCTGCGCGGCCAAACGCCCCAGGAAGATACCCAGCTTGCCCGGGCGCTGCTCAACGACCCGAAAGAGATCGCCGAACACAATATGATTGTGGACCTGCACCGCAACGACATTGGCCGAGTGGCTCAGTTCGGCACGGTCAAAGTACGCAGCCTGATGGATATCAAGCGCTTCAGTCACGTTCAGCATATCTCTAGCGAAATTGTTGGGATTATTGATGAAGGTGAGGATATGTTCACCGCACTGGCCAGCAACTTCCCGGCGGGTACGCTGACAGGCGCACCTAAAATCGAAGCAATGAAGATTATCGACGACCTAGAAACCGATGGGCGCGGCCCCTACGGCGGCGCGGTGGGCCAGTTCTCGTTTAACGGCGACTGCACCTTTGCGATTCCCATTCGTACGGTATTTGTGAACGGCGAACGCGCCTACGTGCAAACCTGCGGCGGCAACGTGTACGACAGCAACGCCGAGGATGAGTACGAGGAAATTCGCCGCAAATTTGCCGGCACCCGCAAGGCCTTAGCCCCCTTTATGGATACGGAAACGGAGAGCCCCGCATGA
- a CDS encoding trp operon repressor yields the protein MFTNVSSNDHFQAELARHLLNIDSPEAMHEALASLLTPAEYQEISKRLQIFKLLREGVPHRKIAETLGVGIATVSRGSRALTMLASSRNDHL from the coding sequence GTGTTTACAAACGTTTCCTCAAATGATCATTTTCAAGCCGAACTAGCGCGTCACTTGCTCAACATTGACTCGCCTGAGGCCATGCACGAGGCGCTTGCTAGCCTGTTAACGCCCGCCGAATACCAAGAAATCAGCAAACGCCTACAGATTTTTAAGCTGCTACGCGAAGGCGTGCCCCACCGCAAAATTGCCGAAACCCTCGGCGTGGGTATTGCGACCGTGTCACGCGGTTCACGCGCGCTGACGATGTTAGCCTCTTCACGGAATGATCACTTATGA